GCGTCGGCAACGTCTGCACCTGGTGGGGTCAGGAAGGAGGCGACATCGCCGGCATGAACTTCACCCAGACCGACCGCGGCGACGGGTCTACCGCCATTTTCGGCGGCACCTACTACGCCACCAAGGACCTGGTGGGGGCCGCGCAACTGAAGATCAAGTGCACCAAGGACACGGTCGTCACGCGCAGCTTCCCGCAGACCGTGAAACTGATGCGGGCGGGCAGCAACGATTATCTCCAGGTGGATGTCGGCGAGACATTTTCCCTGAATCCTTCCCAGGGCGGAGACGCCGGGCACACTGTGGCCGACCAGCACATCAGCGACATGACCTTCACCATCAGAGCCGGGCAGTGGGGCGTCAGCAAGGGCAGCTACAGCGGCAACTTCGTCATGACTTACGACTACCAGTAAGCGGCGGTACCTTCAAGGGATGGGGCGGTGGTCAGGTTGGGCGACCTCACAGTCGACAAGGGGGCCTGGCCACCGCCCTTTTTTATAGACCTTATAACAGCAGAACACCTTTTTTCATTCCTTTCCTTCAGGAGGACCCAGCATGTCCGGCACGACCCCTTACCGAAGATGGTGCGCAGCGTTGCTGCTTTGCCTGCCCGCGCTGGGGTGCGCCCGCGCCTGCGAGGTACAAAGCGGCCTGAACCTGCGCTACCAGGCGACCCAGGCCAGCAGCGGCACGCTGTGGGTGCAGGTGCGCTGCCTGCCCGGCGAGGCCCCCTACCGCCTGACGGTGCTTTCGGCCCTGTTTCAGGGGCGGGACTGGCCGCTGACGCTGCAAGGATCGCAGGGCACGCTGAAGGTGCTGGTGCGCGGCGCAGCCCCCGTGCTGGGCGACGCGATCCGTCCCGGCGCGGCGCAGCGCGGCAACCAGCAGTTTTCCTTCGAGGTGCAGGCCGCGCCCGACCAGTGGGTGCCGGCGGGAACATACTCGGCCCTGACCACCCTTTCCCTCAAGACCATCAGTCCCGTGGAGCAGCCATGAACTCCCTCCTGAACCGACCCCTGAAACGCCTGCCCCTCCTGAACCTGCTGGCCGCCCTGCTTCCCCTGAGCCTCGGCCCGGCGCTGGCGCAGCAGAGTTTCAGCCTGACTCCGGTAATCCTGAACGTCGACCCGGCCAAGACCCTGAACGCCTCGCTGACCTTTACCAACACCAGCACTCAGGTGATGACCGTAAACGCCAGCGTGCTGGAGTGGGCCTGGAAGGACAACCAGGAGGTCAACACGCCCACGCGCGACCTGCTGCTCAACCCCCCCAGTTTTACCCTGAAGCCGGGCGAAAGCCAGGTGATCCGGGTGGGCCTGCGCCGCAAACCCACGCCCAACGAACTGACCTACCGCCTGATCCTGGCGCAGCAGCCCCCGGGCGTGAAACCCGCGCAGGAGAGTAGTGAGGGCGGGCTCGGCGACCCGACCAAACCGGATTCGGCCCCGGCACTGGACATTCAGATCACCCAGCTGTTTCAGGCGCGGGTGGCGGTGTACATTGCCCCCAGCAACACCGCCCCGAAGCTGACCTTCACGGCCCTGGGCAGCGGAGCCGGCCTGACCCTGAGCGTCAGCAACAGCGGCACGCGCCACCAGACGCTGTACGACCTGACCGCCCGGCGCGGCGGGGTGACGCTGCCGCTGCCGGTCAACGCCGTGCTGCAGGGCGCGGCGGTGCAGTACCCGCTGGCCGAACTGGCGGGCCTCAGCGGGCCGCTCAGCCTGAGCTACCGCACCCAGGACGGGGTGACCGTCAATGAAACGCTGCCCCTGCCCTGAGCACCGCCGCACCGGGCCACGCGCCCGCGCTGCATGTGCGGGCTGGCTGCTGGCCGCCCTGCTGCTGGGAAGCTCTCTGGCCCAGACCAGCCCACCCGCCGCGCCCTCGTCGCAGAACGCCGCCCAGGACGACCCGCTGTGCGCGGGAACGCCGGAATTGCTGGACGTGACCGTCAGTGGGCTGTACCGGGGGGTGCGCGAGGTGCGCCGCAGCGCGGCGGGTACGCTGCTGGAAGGGTCAGCCCTGAGCCAGTCCGAGGACGGCTACCTGGCCCGCACGGTCACCTGCGACGGCGCGGCCCTGGCCCTGCTGCGCCCTGAGCTTCAGGTGCAGTACGACGCGCAGGCCCTCTCGCTGGTGATCCGCCCGCAGCCGCTGCTGCTGACCAGCCATACCCTGGATCTGGCCGAAGTGGCGCAGGCCAGCGGGGTCAGCGCCAGCCCGGTCTACGGCCTGGCCTACGCCGTCACTGCCGACCACACCTTCCCCGAGCGCCCTTCACCTGGCCAGACTGCCGCAGGCTGGCGCAGCAGCGACCAGGTGGCGCTGGACGCCTACGCCGCGCAGGGGCGCTTCAGCGGGTACGCCGGGGCACTGGCCCGCTGGGACGGCGAGCGCCTGGGGGTGCAGCCGCGCGCGGCCGTCAACGCCGAGGTGGGCCCAGGCTGGCAGGTGTCGGCCAGCTACCACGCCGACCCCTTCTCGGTGGCCGGCACCCTGGGCGACCGCGACTTCTGGGGCGTGGGGCTGCGCGGCAGCAATACCGGGGCGCAACTCGACCGTTTGCCCATCACCCTGCCGCTGGACGCCGAGGTCAGTGTGCTGATCGACGGGGTGACCATCACCACCGTGCAGGCCCAGGCGGGCGAGCTGCTGCTACGCAGCCTGCCGGTGCTGGCGGGCGGCTCGCAGGTCAGCGTGGTCGTGACCGACGCCACCGGGCGGCGCGTGCTGGATCGGCTGACGTCCGGCAGTCTGGTGGCCCTGCCGCCACGCGGCTACACCCTGGAAGCCCAGGCGGGGATGGAGGACGGCAAGCCCTACGGCGCGGCCGCCGCCACTTACGGCCTGAGCGAACACTGGCAACTGCTGGCCGACGGCAGATGGCAAAACGGGCAGGGCAGCGGCAGCGTACAGGCCGCCTACGTGAATCAGGCGCGGCAGTTCAGCGTGGGCACCAGTTACGACCCGGAGCACGGCGTCAGCGTGCAGGGCACTTACGGCCAACTGCTGGGCCGCGTGGCGCTGGGCCTGAACGCCAGCGTTCCGCTGGGCCACCCGGATCTGCTGAGCGTGGGCGTCAACGCCAGCGTGGCCCTGGCGCGCGGCAGCCTGTATACCCAGGCGGTTTATCAGCCCGCCAGCGACCTCGGCCCCTGGGCGCTGGGCGCGGGCGGCTACTACCGCGTGAACGACGACCTGATTCTGGGGGGGTTCGTGCAGGCGCAGCCGGGCCGCCAGACGGCCGGAGTGAACCTGCGCTGGCAACTGAAACCCAACGTGGCCGTCAGCACCCAGGCGACCGCCAACCTGGGCCGCGCTGGCGCGCGCCGCCTCTCCGACTCTGCCCCGACCACTGTGCCGACTACGACCACTGCGCCCCCCGTCACCGGGCGCGTGGGCCTCACGTACGCGCCCAGCCCGGGACGATTGTTCAGCGTCTCGGCGGCCCTGCCCGACTGGCAGCAGTCGCAGCTCACCTACGAGGAGCAGCGCAGCGTCAGTGCCCAGGTGCAGCTCACGCCGCAGGGCCTGCACGCGGGCGTGGCGGGCGTGGTCAGCCTGGTGGGCGGCCAGGTGTTCACGGGTCGCGAGGTCAGCGCCCGCACCCTGCTGGTGCGTACCGGCGTGCCGGACGTTCCTCTGATCGTGGGCGGCCAGCCCGCCGTGACCGACCGCCGGGGCAACGCCCTGGTCGCGCTGGACGCTGCGGCCCGACAGGTCAGCGTGAACCTGTACGCCGACGCCCTGCCGGTAAATGTCACCGTGAAAAGCGACAGCGCCCGCCTGAACGTGCGCGGCAATGGCCTGATCACCCTCGACTGGCGGAGCAACTTCGAGGTGAGCCGCTGGGTGCAGCTGTTCTGGAAACCCGGCGAGGTGGCCGCCAACGCCGACCTCCACCTGGGCGCCCAGTCGCTCCCCGCCGACCCGGACGGCAACGTGCTGCTGCCGCAGAACATCTCTACTCTGTCCGGCACCCTGCAAACCCAGGACGGCACGCGCCAGTGCGCCATGACCCTGACCAGCGCTGGCCGCGCCACCTGCCTGGGGCAACCGTGACCGCCCCCGCCCGGCACCACGTCCCCTGGACGCACCACCGCCGCCCGGTCGTGCTGGCGCTGCACGAGCAGGATGGCCTGCTGTGCGCCGAGCAGGGCGGCCGCCTGACCCCGGTGTACCACTTCGCGCCGCTGCACCTGGCCCACCAGTGCGGGCAATGCGTGCCCTTCGCTGCGCAGTGGCCCGAGCACCTGAAACCCTTCGTGTACCGCTACGATCCGCTGCCCGCCCAGGAAGGGCTGATTTTCCCCGCGCACCTCGCCGGGCGTTTCGGCACGCAGTCACGTCAGGGCAGCGGCCTGCGCCCCTGGGATCAACTGCTGTACCAGGGCTGGCCTCTGTATCTGCCGGCCTCCGACCTGCCGGCGCCGCCCGGTCATGGTTTGGGTCTCTTTGAACCTGTTTCTACCGATCTGCCCGCCCTTGCCCAGAGGCGCGGCCACCCGACCTGCGGCCCCTGAGGCCCTGTGCGGAAGTTCCCGCACAGCCTTACCCTTCCCGTGCCTTACGCTGAAAGTCCCTCACACAGGAGAACCCATGATGGAAGACTGCCCGCCCGACCAGATGCCCAGCCTGCTTGCCGTCGCCGTCTACCGGAATCACCTGTATACCGTCAGCGCCTTCGGCATCCTGTTGCCGCTGTACTACTACGGCCCGCTGCGCCAGCTGCCGCCCACCGAGGACGTGCCCTTCGCCGACCAATGGGCCGGGTATATTCAGGGGTACATCACTTCTTTTTATCCCACGCCGCGCTTTGCTCAGGCCCAGTTGCCCCACACCATCAACCGTGATTTTCATTGGCAGTCGCGCGCCGGGGCTGGGAGCCGCACCTGGGAACAGGCCGTGTACCGGGGCTGGCCGCTTTACATCTACGGCGACGGCACGCAGCCCGACCCCGATTACGAGCACTTCGAGGCGAACGACGATGAGCGCCACCTGTTCCGCCGTATGCCCGCCGATATTCCGTTCGGGCCGGTCAAGGGTGAGGAAAGTCCTGATTTGCCGACTATTCCACCTGCAAGCCTTGGGCCCTGACGCTCAGATGTGCTTGAAGAAAGCCCATTAACTCTAAAGAGTCTAGAGGAGACATATCCTCCAGACGACTCTCCAGAAGCGCAGCCGCCGTTTCCCTATCACGCTGGACTGTTCTGTTGTCGTTGACAACTCTTTGAAGTTGCCTTGTTAACCCGACTGGATCAGTTTGCTTCAGATCCTGTGAGACGCTAAGTAGGATCACAACAAGGTCGTTAAAATCATTATTCCTTCTGGCCTGTTCAAGGGCGAGCAGCGCACTTTTGCGGGCCTGCGCTGAGCGCCCTAATTGGTACAGCAATTCAGTTTGAAGGACAGAACTGCTGACCAGCAGGTTCCACGCCTTCTCTGTTTTCGCCTTCTCTGTTAAGGGTTGGAGGCATTCGAGGGCCGCTCGATACTGTCTCAAGCCCTGGAAACAGCGCACGGCGTAATACTCGGCCCACATGGCCTGGTGAAGGTCTCCCTGTGTGGCGGCCATCTGCATGACTTGCCGGGCCTGTTCCAGAATATGGGCAAAATCCGGATCAGGCAGCTCAAGGTGAATCCACAGCAACAGATGATGAAAGTCAACTCTGTTCAGTTCATTCGCCAGGTGTTCGGCTATAGGCAGTAACTGCATGGTTCGCCTCACATTCCCGTCGTTTATTAGAACCGGGAGCAGGTTCATCAGTTGTATGGCTTTTCTCCCAGAATCGTTCAGGTTTTCGGCAATCGTCAACGTTTCTTCATAAATTGCGGTCGCTGCCTTCCACTGGCCCTGGCGACCGCGAATTCCGGCCAGAGTATTCAGTGCCTTGAGGCGGTTCATCGGTTCGTTCGCCAGTTTGGAGTTCAGAAACTGCGTCACCAGCATCTGGGCGTCCAGCAGATGTCCGGATACATAAGCCAGCCACATCTGGGCGATTTCTGCGGCGGCCTGCACTTCCACTGACGCCCTGGCCTCGAAGCATAACTGGGCCAGGGTGCTCATGACTTCGAAACCGCTGCTGAGTTGGGCGCTGGCCTGAAAAAAGGAGAGCAGCCGATCCACATCCCCGGCAGTCAGCGTGCCCTGGCGGGCGGCGTGCTCGATAGCCCTGATGATGTTGGCCAGTTCGTCTCGCGCCTGCGCCGAGGCGGCGGGCTGCTGCCCGAACCAAGCCAGGTAATGGGCGCTGTGCTGCGCTCTGGCCCGGTCGAGCGCCTTGCCTTGCAACTCGGTGGCGGCCAGGTCGGACACCAGGGGGTGCAGCCGCAGGCGTTCGCTGCCGGGCTGGTGGGCTTCCAGAAGAGAAAGGTGCAGCAGTTCGTCGATGGACGTTTCGGGGATGCCGTAGGCGGGCATCAAAACCGGGTCGAAGTCCACGAAGGGGGTCAGGCGGATCAGGTCGCGCTGGGTCTGGGGGCGCAGGAAACTCCAGGTCTGGCGGGCCAGTTGTGGCAGGCCGCGTGCCGGCTCCGCGCGGTCGTGCAGGCCGCTGAGGCTGTGCAGCACGCGGGCGTGAACAGCGTCCAGGCTTTCTACGGCCAGCCAGCCGCAGGCCAACAGCATACTCATCGGGTGTCCCTGAAGGCGCCGGGCCAGGCTGCCCAGGTGGGGGGCGGTGGCGGGCGTCAGCTCCAGGTCACGCTGAAACCGCCGGGCCTCGCGCAGCAGGAATTGCACAGCGGGGTTGTCGGCCAGCTCGGTCAGGTCGTCGCCCGCTTCGGGAATCGGCAGGCCGCCCAGGCGCAGCGAGAGTACCGGCAGCCCGGAGGGCAGGGTGGTCTGCCCGGTCTGGCGCTCGGTATGGCCGGGGGCGCCGGGCAACCCCAGCTGGACGTGGCGTCCGGTGAGTACCCAGCGCAATTCGGGGGCGGCCTGCGTCCATTCGGTCAGCAGTTCACCCAGATCATCGATGCCGTCCACGCCGTCGAGCAGGATCACGTGCCCCGCGCCGAGGTGCTGGGCCAGACCGGGCAGGTCGGGCGCCGGCGGGCCGAGTTGGGCCTGCGCGGCGGCCCCCAGCACTTCGGCGGCGCTGCGCAGCGGTTCGGCGTTCACGAAAGTGGTACCGCGCCCCTGGGCCGCCAGTTCGCGCAGCAGGGAGGTGGTCAGGGCGGATTTGCCGATGCCGCCCATGCCGGAAACGAGGGCCACCTGTGTGCCTGTCTGTGTGCCTGTCCCGGTCGCCCAGTCCAGCAGCCGCGTGAGCTCCGGGTCGCGGCCCAGCAGACGGCGTGGGCGCGGTGCGGTGCTGGTGGCCTGCGGGATGTCCTCCAGGCCGCGCAGTTCGCGCTTCAGTTCGGCTTCCAGCGGGCTGCCGGGCAGCGACAGGGCCAGCAGTTCGGTCAGGCGCTCGGGGGTAGGGGGGGGTGTGCCCGCCAGCCGGTAGGCCTGTTCGGCCAGTGCGGCGGCGGGCATGGGCGGGTGCTGGCGGGCGGAGAACAGCAGTTCGGCCTGCACGTGCGCGGCCAGGCGTTCACGCTGGGCATACACCCATTCCTCGAACTCAGTCGATACGCCTTCCAGCGGCACGCTGCTCAGAAAGGGGCCAGGGTAGGCGGCCAGCACAGCTTCGCCGCGCAGTTGCAGCAGCGTCAGCGCGTCGCAGCCGTAACTGGAAGACACCGGTTCCTCGCTGTCCAGCAGTTTCTCCTTCTTTTCTTTGCCGCTGCGCAGGCCGTGCAGCGCCACGCGCAGGCTGGAATCGGGTTGGCTGGCCTGCGGCCACAGCAATTCGGCCAGCCTGCGCCGGGGCGTAGGGCCTTCCAGAATGACGTAAGTAAGCGCCAGCAGCGCCTTGACCGAACGGATGCGGCCCATCTTCAGGCCATTGAGGGTATGCAGCACATCAGGTTCCTTGCAAGTTGAGGAAAGGTGAAGACTTGACTGAATGGGTGCCTTGGCTGGTCTGCCTGGCCTCCGGAACACCCAAACTGTGCATCAGCTTGGAAACCCGATTCTAGAACACATTCTGGCGGCATGCGGCTGACCTTCTTCGCCTTACTGGTGGAAATGTATGGCTAACAATGTGGAGGAAGCTCCAGGCTGGGGCGTGTCCTTAGGGAAATGGGTGCACGCGATTGGACAAAAGATATTAGTCAATATATACTTAAAAGAATTAACCACGGCGATTAGGGGTTGACAAGGGCGAAGTTTCGGAAGCGGGGATTGTACGCCACCAGAATCAACGCCACTTTCAAGCGCAGACTTGCCAGCGTTTTCACCTGTCCCCACCGCAGGCCCCGCCCGACTACCGACGAAAATGCACACTCGACCGCTTTGCTCAACGGCTCATAGTCATCACGCCACCGAGGATCGACAGTCCTCGCGTTCGCTTTCGGAGGGGTCAGGTTGGCGCCATCCTGGTACGCCTTATCCCCGATGACCTTTGGCCCGCCGACAGCGGGCCAATCCTCGTTCAACTCGTACCCCACGGCTACGTCATGCTGATTGGCCGGTCGAAGCAGGTATCGAACCACCCGTCCTGCGGGCGTGGTCCAGGCGTGCAGCTTGTATCCGTAGATCATCCCCTGGGTGGTGAATCCAAAAGTGGCACCGGGAAATTTGCACCTGCTCGCCCGTTTGAACCGGCAACTGGGGATGGGTTCGGAGTCCACCAGGACGAAGTCGAGATGCTCGACTTCGTCAAGCATGGCTTCCACAAACGGAAGAAGACGTTTCAGACGAACGTGGGCCTGCGATTCGCTGGGAAGCGTCAAGCCGACATCGACTTTGAGGATGGTCCACCATTGACTGAAGTACGGCACCTTCCGCACGAAGCGCAACACGGCCAGGGCGATGAGGTCTGCGTCGCTGACCTTCTCGTGGGCATGGATCAGCTTGGGGGGGAGACGCGGAGCAATCAGGGAGGAGAGAAGGTCGAGCGCCTGAGGAATGGGCAGTACACTGAAGTCGGGACGATCCATTGCACCTGTCCCTTTCGCATTTCTCCCCCCTCCCTGTCAACCCCTAATCGCCGTGAAAAGAATTAACCGTTTTTGATCACTGCTGTTTTCTTTCTAACCATGTTCCCCACTTCTCCTTTGCCCGCCTCTGATACCCTCCGGCTCCTTCTTAAGCGTGAGCAGGACAACGAATTTGTTGACTTACTATCGGCGTCTTTACAGGGTGCTCCGGCCAGTCGCAGGAACATCATCTCGGGCTGGAGGTTGTACTTGCGGTGGGTTCGTGAAGAGGGGAGGGGAGTGCTGAATGCTGACCAGGCTCAGGCAGAGGCTTATGCGGAGTGGTTGAAGGTTCAGTACGAAGCGCCAGCCACGCTTAATAATCGTCTGGTTCAAGTTCGGAAACTTTACCGCCTCCTATCCGATGGAGGGATGTACCAGGGTGATGCTTTCGAACAAACTCATGGCCAGGTCAATCCCGCAGATCGCAGGCGTCCTGTTTACACCCAGCAGGAGATTGACCGGCTGCTGGCACATGGCAACCTAGAGGAAAAACTTCTTGTATTGCTCGGAACTGAAATGGGCCTCACTGGCCCAGAGGTACTCAAAGTCAGATTTGAGGACTTCCTGAGTGATGGTCAGGAGTTACAGCTGCCTGGTCGGTCAACGGTAATTCCCTGTCCTACAGAACTTCGTATGACTTTACTTGAGCTGCGGCAACAGCGGGGTGAACAACCACTCTTTGAAGTCAAGCTTCTGGGTCGGGTATTTAATCTCGAAGACACTTCAGCATTGCGGGCAGCGGTGTTTGCCCTCTGCAAAAAAGCGAATGTTCCCTATAAAGCCTGGATGGCTTTGAGAAACTACGCCGGTATCAAGATGCTCTATGAAAATGGAGATGGGAGGCTCACTGCTGCAAGGCTGGGAATTGGGGGACGGCAGGCTCTTAATCCGACCGTTCGTTTGGTGAAGAAGATAGAGGGGGAATAGAGGAGTTGTTGCTGACGGCCTGACAAACTTTATGAGAGAGGGCGTAAAACCA
The genomic region above belongs to Deinococcus fonticola and contains:
- a CDS encoding molecular chaperone, with protein sequence MNSLLNRPLKRLPLLNLLAALLPLSLGPALAQQSFSLTPVILNVDPAKTLNASLTFTNTSTQVMTVNASVLEWAWKDNQEVNTPTRDLLLNPPSFTLKPGESQVIRVGLRRKPTPNELTYRLILAQQPPGVKPAQESSEGGLGDPTKPDSAPALDIQITQLFQARVAVYIAPSNTAPKLTFTALGSGAGLTLSVSNSGTRHQTLYDLTARRGGVTLPLPVNAVLQGAAVQYPLAELAGLSGPLSLSYRTQDGVTVNETLPLP
- a CDS encoding transposase is translated as MDRPDFSVLPIPQALDLLSSLIAPRLPPKLIHAHEKVSDADLIALAVLRFVRKVPYFSQWWTILKVDVGLTLPSESQAHVRLKRLLPFVEAMLDEVEHLDFVLVDSEPIPSCRFKRASRCKFPGATFGFTTQGMIYGYKLHAWTTPAGRVVRYLLRPANQHDVAVGYELNEDWPAVGGPKVIGDKAYQDGANLTPPKANARTVDPRWRDDYEPLSKAVECAFSSVVGRGLRWGQVKTLASLRLKVALILVAYNPRFRNFALVNP